In Arthrobacter citreus, a genomic segment contains:
- a CDS encoding metallopeptidase family protein, whose amino-acid sequence MSTGPTLRVNLGPDDGSGPASPGSGLQRPFHRRRRNRHGRGLRGELIPAHLAGSRSRSERFDAWVLESAQRLERLWGENIQTYQFVVQDIPPGLEELAGSGEHLPFGAGTPAAGPRPAVITVYRHPVEAAARGLVPVSELIHDVVVEQLATLMGMDPETVDPTYGRFRPL is encoded by the coding sequence ATGTCCACCGGACCAACTCTCAGGGTGAATCTCGGTCCCGACGACGGCTCCGGCCCGGCGTCGCCCGGAAGCGGGCTGCAGCGCCCGTTTCACCGGCGCCGCCGCAACCGGCACGGGCGCGGGCTGCGCGGGGAACTCATTCCGGCCCATCTTGCGGGCTCACGGTCCCGTTCGGAGCGCTTTGACGCCTGGGTGCTGGAGTCGGCGCAGCGCTTGGAGCGGCTGTGGGGAGAGAACATCCAGACCTACCAGTTTGTGGTTCAGGACATTCCGCCGGGACTCGAGGAGCTGGCTGGATCGGGCGAACACCTTCCCTTCGGTGCCGGCACTCCCGCCGCCGGTCCGCGCCCCGCGGTGATCACCGTGTACCGGCATCCGGTGGAGGCTGCGGCCCGCGGCCTGGTGCCGGTCAGCGAACTGATTCACGACGTCGTGGTGGAACAGCTGGCAACCCTGATGGGGATGGATCCGGAAACCGTTGATCCCACGTACGGCCGCTTCCGGCCGCTGTAG
- a CDS encoding DUF5719 family protein: protein MSRKDSGSKKTDATTDLPPASGRAETRSRRKRRRQRAATAAAGVLVLAAAAAVVAGSQVVEPGAAGRTVDVAAAEVPAGPLTAVCPEPLRLLSGDVAGTDPQFSPVSASARTSLSAAVLSGAGHPVPGSALLQADGTTVLKTIADKASDAAPLAGVRSAGVISQQDVSDVSVLSAEPTGTQQATANGVVTFAAGDGDLSGLAAANCQAPGNDMWITGVRTTVGATAVLRLTNSSESAATVDLEIFGSKGRVEGGGSRGLLVPPGETKSLVMAGLAANEPAAAVHVRSSGGPVTALVQQSILRGLTPGGVELLQPTAAASPQQVISGVRIQDPAATKKVAAQRGFEFAAPALQVAVPGSTNAVVSVRVLGTKGELAIDGGGVFTVPAGSVGQLPLTDLPEGTYTVEVTADVSVLAGVVSSRGSEVDAPVDIAVAPSGERLGSEHLAVLPNATSVLSFSAPTGDAEVRLTGIGSDGALQEEQVVAVAAGTTVNVSATRVGSDLAAVLVSTTGEAVYGAQVVTSNDGPGVSVLPLPKGSIGGLSVPVGLGY, encoded by the coding sequence ATGAGCCGCAAGGATTCCGGCAGCAAAAAAACGGACGCCACCACGGACCTGCCGCCGGCTTCGGGCCGGGCGGAAACCAGGTCCCGCCGGAAGCGGCGCCGGCAGCGGGCAGCAACAGCTGCTGCCGGGGTGCTGGTGCTTGCCGCGGCCGCCGCCGTGGTGGCCGGATCCCAGGTAGTGGAGCCCGGTGCTGCCGGAAGGACTGTGGACGTGGCAGCTGCCGAGGTTCCCGCCGGACCGCTGACCGCGGTGTGCCCGGAACCGTTGCGGCTGTTGTCCGGCGACGTGGCCGGGACGGACCCGCAGTTCAGTCCCGTGTCGGCGTCGGCCCGGACATCGCTGAGCGCCGCGGTGCTCAGCGGGGCCGGCCATCCGGTGCCCGGGTCCGCGCTGCTCCAGGCTGACGGCACCACTGTCCTCAAAACGATCGCCGATAAGGCGTCGGATGCCGCACCCCTTGCCGGTGTCCGCAGCGCCGGAGTTATCAGTCAGCAGGACGTCTCCGATGTCAGCGTGCTGAGCGCCGAACCCACTGGCACCCAGCAGGCCACGGCCAACGGAGTTGTTACTTTCGCCGCCGGGGACGGGGATCTTTCCGGGCTCGCGGCCGCAAACTGCCAGGCCCCCGGCAACGACATGTGGATCACCGGTGTGCGCACCACGGTGGGCGCCACCGCTGTGCTGCGGCTGACCAATTCATCCGAAAGCGCGGCCACCGTCGACTTGGAAATCTTCGGGTCCAAGGGACGCGTTGAAGGCGGCGGCAGCCGGGGGCTGCTGGTTCCCCCGGGGGAAACCAAGTCCCTCGTGATGGCCGGGCTGGCCGCGAACGAACCGGCCGCCGCGGTTCACGTGCGCAGCTCCGGCGGGCCGGTCACCGCCCTGGTGCAGCAGAGCATTCTGCGCGGCCTCACACCCGGCGGGGTGGAACTTCTCCAGCCCACGGCTGCGGCCTCGCCGCAACAGGTGATCAGCGGTGTGCGCATCCAGGATCCGGCCGCTACCAAGAAGGTGGCGGCGCAGCGTGGATTCGAGTTTGCAGCTCCGGCCCTCCAGGTGGCCGTTCCCGGCAGCACCAACGCTGTGGTGTCCGTTCGGGTGCTCGGCACCAAGGGCGAGCTGGCCATTGACGGCGGCGGAGTCTTTACCGTTCCCGCGGGCAGTGTGGGCCAGCTGCCCCTGACCGACCTGCCCGAGGGCACGTACACAGTGGAGGTCACCGCTGACGTTTCGGTGCTGGCCGGTGTTGTCTCCAGCCGCGGAAGCGAGGTTGACGCGCCGGTTGACATCGCCGTCGCGCCGTCGGGGGAGCGGCTGGGCAGCGAACACCTGGCCGTGCTGCCGAACGCAACCTCAGTGCTCAGTTTTTCCGCTCCGACCGGTGACGCGGAAGTTCGCCTGACCGGGATTGGCAGCGACGGCGCGCTGCAGGAAGAGCAGGTGGTGGCAGTGGCGGCCGGCACAACGGTAAACGTGTCCGCCACCCGCGTGGGATCGGACCTCGCAGCGGTGCTGGTCAGCACCACCGGGGAAGCGGTTTACGGCGCCCAGGTGGTCACGTCCAACGACGGCCCTGGGGTTTCGGTGCTGCCGCTGCCCAAGGGCAGCATCGGCGGGTTGAGCGTGCCGGTGGGCCTGGGTTACTAG
- a CDS encoding glycosyltransferase: MGRTLGARTPPASEAGSLIPSHVRVCAVVVAHNGAQYLPETLTSLAGQTRPADLCVGVDAGSTDNSAALLRQTLPPGSPVVSAPPKTGFGAAVRAGLAGLAESEPSDETVDWLWLLHDDSAPAPQALQELLLAVERAPSVTIAGTKQVDWENPRLLVDVGVSISRWAERVTLIDADELDQGQYDARSDIFAVNSAGMLVRRDVWEALGGFDPALPGTGDDVDLCWRNRLAGHRVVVVPAAKVRHAGSRPNTAASARASRRAEIFLRLKHAPLWQVPFLMAGAVLGGFGRFFLGMLAKDPAYALASLTASIGGVLRPVDLYRSRRAAAATRVRPRSAVHALRTGHREVREHRRSLFEAEPLDASASGYGLTPAGTTRLPGSGADAGSLEPSGDSNDDFASLATPSRAWVGVGAVAALLLLLAASLIALHRFIGAPALAGGALLPLSGRLGEIWANASSWWIELGSGYPGHGDPFDYVLWLLGTAGLGNTNTAVVALMLTAMPLAGLSAWFASGALTRHRGLRFWAAMFWGAAPALQVALGEGRLGALTAHILLPLFFLAALRAVGAGAPAAAAARSGERQPSPAGIVLFPGTGGVPSWAAAAAAGLLLAVLTASAPTLFVLAAAAVLLLSLRLRRRARTLWWSLLPSAVLLLPMALSTLGRPRAMAADPGVPLAFDPAALWQQILGFPAAFDLASPLPMAEFLPAGPWPLVLALLVGAPVVALSAAALFGGPRAALARLAWVLSILALVLSWLSTFVATGATADALVTPFPGPLVSAAVFLQLSAALLTGDALLARRGTTRRSAVSGTTETAPSGRGISGRTVRPAAVLLGVLLALGPAASLALWSIPLAAGSATADGAGGVIGSRFLVEPAAELTLPATAADKGGSDERTRTLLLRTDANDDVTAALMRNGGTTMDSMSAIYAARAITGPVNGEELAGDDDAASDLRRAVAVITAGTGVDPRGELARLGVAYIVLQQSDTSAELLAGKMDSVPGLTPVGQTGSGWLWRVAGQAEAQGTEGLQEHSGRARIVAADGTTETVVPSGRTNVETTIPDGGEGRLLVLAERSDPGWRASLNGAPLTATADGWAQAFELPAAGGELEISYDTLWEPWVGALQVLVIALTVLLAVPTRSRAGAVRLPGRQGPLREEAAGIPATAPAVEDTSTRTAEPARSGAPVAARQAAGSGSPAGTGTNADSNAAADRHNDRVNASGESGATEGMR; encoded by the coding sequence CTGGGGCGGACTCTCGGAGCGCGAACGCCGCCGGCTTCGGAAGCAGGCAGTCTAATTCCTTCGCACGTTCGCGTTTGTGCCGTTGTTGTTGCCCACAACGGCGCACAGTACCTTCCCGAAACACTGACATCCCTGGCCGGACAAACCCGGCCGGCTGACCTGTGCGTTGGCGTAGACGCCGGCTCCACGGATAACTCCGCCGCGCTGTTGCGGCAAACCCTGCCTCCGGGCAGCCCGGTGGTGAGCGCACCCCCCAAGACCGGATTCGGCGCCGCCGTCCGGGCGGGCCTGGCCGGGCTGGCCGAATCCGAGCCTTCCGATGAAACCGTGGACTGGCTGTGGCTGCTCCATGATGACTCCGCCCCCGCGCCGCAGGCGCTGCAGGAACTGCTGCTCGCCGTTGAGCGCGCGCCCTCGGTGACCATCGCCGGCACCAAGCAGGTTGATTGGGAGAACCCGCGGCTGCTCGTCGACGTCGGCGTGTCCATCAGCAGATGGGCCGAACGGGTAACGCTGATTGATGCCGATGAACTGGACCAGGGCCAGTACGACGCCCGCAGCGACATTTTTGCCGTGAATTCCGCCGGCATGCTCGTGCGCCGGGACGTGTGGGAAGCCCTGGGCGGATTTGATCCGGCGCTGCCCGGCACCGGTGACGACGTTGACCTGTGCTGGCGCAACCGGCTTGCCGGACACCGCGTTGTCGTGGTCCCGGCGGCCAAGGTACGCCATGCCGGCAGCAGGCCCAACACCGCTGCCTCCGCCCGTGCCTCCCGCCGGGCCGAAATTTTCCTGCGGCTCAAACATGCTCCGCTGTGGCAGGTGCCGTTCCTCATGGCCGGCGCCGTCCTGGGCGGATTTGGCCGGTTCTTCCTGGGCATGCTGGCCAAGGATCCCGCGTACGCACTGGCCTCGCTCACCGCGAGCATCGGCGGCGTGCTGCGCCCGGTGGATTTGTATCGTTCCCGCCGTGCCGCTGCCGCCACCCGGGTCCGTCCGCGCAGCGCCGTTCATGCCCTGCGCACCGGTCACCGGGAGGTGCGGGAACACCGCCGCTCCCTGTTCGAAGCCGAACCCCTTGATGCCTCCGCCTCCGGGTACGGGCTAACCCCGGCGGGGACCACGCGGCTGCCCGGATCCGGCGCAGATGCCGGTTCCCTCGAGCCCAGCGGAGACTCCAACGACGACTTCGCGTCCCTGGCCACCCCCTCCCGTGCGTGGGTTGGTGTTGGCGCCGTCGCTGCGCTGCTGCTGCTCCTGGCCGCTTCGCTGATCGCCCTGCACCGCTTTATCGGCGCACCGGCACTGGCCGGCGGCGCGCTGCTGCCTCTGTCCGGCCGGCTCGGGGAAATCTGGGCCAACGCTTCATCCTGGTGGATTGAGCTTGGCTCCGGCTACCCGGGCCACGGAGATCCGTTTGACTACGTCCTGTGGCTGCTGGGGACGGCCGGCCTGGGCAACACCAACACCGCCGTTGTAGCCCTGATGCTCACGGCCATGCCGCTGGCCGGACTCAGCGCATGGTTTGCCTCGGGCGCCCTGACCAGACACCGCGGACTGCGTTTTTGGGCCGCCATGTTCTGGGGCGCCGCGCCGGCGCTGCAGGTGGCGCTGGGGGAGGGCCGCCTCGGCGCGCTGACAGCACATATTCTGCTGCCCCTGTTCTTCCTGGCCGCGCTGCGTGCCGTGGGAGCAGGAGCGCCTGCCGCTGCGGCGGCGCGATCCGGGGAACGGCAGCCGTCCCCTGCCGGAATCGTCCTGTTCCCGGGCACCGGCGGGGTTCCCAGCTGGGCAGCCGCCGCAGCGGCAGGCCTGCTGCTGGCTGTCCTCACGGCATCGGCGCCCACGCTGTTTGTCCTGGCCGCGGCTGCGGTGCTGCTGCTGTCCCTGCGGCTGCGCCGGCGCGCCAGGACCCTGTGGTGGTCGCTGCTGCCGTCCGCCGTTTTACTGCTGCCCATGGCGCTCTCCACTCTGGGACGCCCGCGTGCCATGGCCGCCGATCCAGGGGTACCCCTGGCCTTTGACCCGGCTGCGCTGTGGCAGCAAATCCTGGGTTTCCCCGCTGCCTTCGACTTGGCCTCTCCGCTGCCCATGGCAGAGTTCCTGCCCGCCGGGCCCTGGCCGCTGGTGCTGGCCCTGCTGGTTGGAGCTCCCGTTGTGGCGCTTTCCGCTGCCGCGCTGTTCGGCGGCCCCCGGGCCGCCCTGGCCCGCCTTGCGTGGGTCCTGAGCATCCTGGCCCTGGTACTGAGTTGGCTTTCGACCTTTGTCGCGACCGGCGCCACCGCAGACGCGCTCGTTACCCCGTTCCCGGGCCCGCTGGTTTCGGCCGCCGTGTTCCTGCAGCTGAGTGCCGCCCTGCTCACCGGTGACGCCCTCCTGGCCCGCCGCGGCACCACGCGGCGTTCCGCCGTCAGCGGCACCACCGAAACGGCTCCCTCCGGACGTGGCATCTCCGGACGGACCGTTCGTCCGGCCGCCGTTCTGCTGGGCGTGCTCCTGGCCCTCGGCCCCGCGGCGAGCCTTGCACTGTGGAGCATTCCGCTGGCCGCCGGCTCCGCAACCGCCGACGGTGCCGGCGGCGTTATCGGCTCACGCTTCCTCGTTGAACCGGCGGCCGAGCTCACGCTTCCCGCCACCGCAGCGGATAAGGGCGGGAGTGACGAGCGCACCCGGACGCTGCTGCTGCGCACGGATGCGAACGACGACGTCACAGCAGCCCTGATGCGCAACGGCGGCACAACTATGGACAGCATGTCCGCCATCTATGCGGCCCGTGCCATCACCGGACCGGTCAACGGCGAGGAACTCGCTGGTGATGACGATGCCGCGTCCGACCTGCGCCGCGCGGTTGCCGTCATCACCGCCGGAACCGGCGTGGACCCGCGCGGTGAACTCGCGCGCCTCGGCGTTGCCTACATTGTCCTGCAGCAGTCGGACACCTCGGCGGAACTCCTGGCCGGCAAAATGGACTCGGTTCCCGGGTTGACGCCGGTGGGACAGACAGGCTCCGGCTGGCTGTGGCGGGTTGCCGGGCAGGCTGAGGCGCAGGGCACCGAAGGCCTGCAGGAACATTCCGGCAGGGCACGGATTGTGGCGGCCGACGGGACAACGGAAACCGTGGTTCCTTCCGGGCGCACCAACGTCGAGACAACCATCCCCGACGGCGGAGAAGGACGGCTGCTGGTGCTGGCCGAACGCTCGGATCCCGGATGGCGCGCAAGCCTTAACGGTGCACCCCTGACCGCAACCGCGGACGGCTGGGCACAGGCCTTCGAGCTGCCGGCGGCAGGCGGAGAGCTGGAGATCAGTTATGACACCCTGTGGGAACCATGGGTGGGGGCCCTGCAGGTGCTCGTGATTGCCCTGACCGTGCTGCTGGCAGTGCCGACACGGAGCCGCGCCGGCGCCGTGCGGCTGCCGGGCAGGCAGGGGCCGCTGCGCGAAGAAGCTGCGGGAATCCCCGCAACCGCTCCCGCAGTGGAAGACACCTCCACCCGCACGGCCGAACCTGCCAGGTCTGGCGCTCCCGTAGCGGCACGGCAGGCCGCAGGATCAGGGTCACCGGCCGGAACCGGAACAAACGCGGACTCCAACGCCGCCGCGGACAGGCACAATGACAGAGTGAACGCCTCCGGAGAATCCGGCGCGACGGAAGGAATGCGCTGA
- a CDS encoding WhiB family transcriptional regulator produces MGQAEYTHDRSIAAQASASYGSRGVPVDWYVDPADPGAAERYRRDAAELEDQATAFLAAHEALAPDTEDEELLLDPPVALFPVPAEKDARPVWIGLPGFSEDYDDGELGWQSDALCAQTDPEAFFPEKGGSTRDAKKVCAACNVRSQCLEYALANDERFGIWGGLSERERRRLRKQAV; encoded by the coding sequence ATGGGGCAGGCAGAATACACGCACGATCGGTCCATCGCCGCGCAGGCATCGGCCAGCTACGGCTCACGCGGCGTGCCCGTGGACTGGTACGTGGATCCGGCTGACCCCGGGGCTGCGGAACGCTACCGCCGGGATGCCGCTGAGCTGGAGGACCAGGCCACCGCGTTCCTGGCCGCCCACGAAGCCCTCGCTCCGGACACCGAGGACGAGGAGCTCCTCCTCGATCCGCCCGTGGCTTTGTTCCCGGTCCCTGCGGAGAAGGACGCCCGGCCCGTGTGGATCGGCCTGCCCGGGTTCAGCGAAGACTACGACGACGGAGAGCTGGGCTGGCAGTCGGACGCACTGTGCGCCCAGACGGATCCCGAGGCCTTCTTCCCGGAGAAGGGCGGTTCCACCCGCGACGCCAAGAAAGTCTGCGCCGCCTGCAACGTTCGCTCCCAGTGCCTGGAGTACGCCCTCGCAAATGATGAGCGGTTCGGCATCTGGGGCGGACTCTCGGAGCGCGAACGCCGCCGGCTTCGGAAGCAGGCAGTCTAA
- a CDS encoding TIGR03089 family protein: protein MSARISVPTILSTLRTRQATSPALIWYGPGSERIELSGKVLDNWVAKTSNLLVDELDAEPGIRLRLDLPPHWKTLVWALAAWQTGCTVLVGDAALMGDAARVGDAAEDSAAAPDVTVTASQEVLDTADGTVVAVAPGALELRWAGSLPAAAVDYAAEVRSYADTYVAGDEAGDHYTALHITAGPSLTYGQLAEAAGSGARQTLLVPAAAGLPAVLTASLRTWAAGGTVVLAVPEVEITPRLLAAEKITAQLEA from the coding sequence ATGTCCGCCAGGATTTCCGTTCCCACCATACTGTCCACTCTGCGCACCCGGCAGGCAACATCCCCCGCCCTGATTTGGTACGGGCCGGGATCGGAGCGGATTGAACTGTCCGGGAAGGTGCTGGATAACTGGGTGGCTAAAACGTCAAACCTTCTGGTGGACGAGCTCGACGCCGAGCCAGGCATTCGCCTGCGCCTTGATCTTCCGCCGCACTGGAAAACCCTGGTGTGGGCGCTGGCCGCGTGGCAGACCGGCTGCACCGTGCTGGTGGGTGATGCAGCACTGATGGGTGATGCAGCGCGGGTGGGCGATGCAGCGGAGGACAGCGCGGCGGCACCCGATGTCACAGTGACTGCCTCACAGGAGGTGCTGGACACCGCCGACGGGACCGTGGTTGCCGTGGCTCCGGGAGCCCTGGAACTCCGCTGGGCCGGAAGCCTTCCGGCTGCCGCAGTGGATTACGCTGCCGAAGTGCGCAGTTACGCGGACACCTATGTGGCCGGGGACGAGGCCGGGGATCATTACACGGCACTGCACATCACGGCGGGCCCCAGCCTCACCTACGGGCAGCTGGCGGAAGCCGCCGGCAGCGGAGCGCGGCAGACACTGCTGGTTCCTGCCGCAGCCGGCCTGCCGGCAGTGCTGACGGCGTCGCTGCGCACCTGGGCGGCCGGTGGAACGGTGGTGCTGGCGGTGCCGGAAGTGGAAATAACCCCCCGGCTGCTCGCCGCCGAAAAGATTACTGCCCAGCTGGAGGCGTAG
- a CDS encoding GtrA family protein, translating to MFSSLSARIRGLASLFWREVAKFGTVGAFAFVVDNGLWWILFHGPLEGSATKARVISALAATLFSWLANRFWTFRRRRQANVTREVVLFFVINGVGIVISSGFTWVAQYPMGITDAKWLGFAGVVGIGVATILRFFAYRFWVFNKELDDEPGYEGDYELLDEKAGKPGAAQRSGSGEAVKTTPPVPGVNRSSLEAEPTPPAGQ from the coding sequence ATGTTTTCATCACTGTCTGCGCGCATTAGAGGGCTGGCCTCGCTGTTTTGGCGGGAAGTCGCGAAGTTCGGCACCGTTGGGGCTTTCGCCTTTGTGGTGGACAACGGATTGTGGTGGATTCTTTTCCACGGGCCGCTGGAAGGCAGCGCCACCAAGGCTCGAGTCATCAGCGCCCTGGCCGCCACACTCTTCTCCTGGCTGGCCAACCGCTTCTGGACTTTCCGCCGCCGCCGCCAGGCCAACGTCACCCGTGAGGTGGTGCTCTTCTTCGTCATCAACGGCGTGGGCATTGTCATTTCCAGCGGGTTCACGTGGGTTGCGCAGTATCCCATGGGCATCACCGACGCCAAGTGGCTTGGATTTGCCGGGGTTGTCGGCATCGGCGTCGCGACCATTCTGCGGTTCTTTGCCTACCGGTTCTGGGTCTTCAACAAGGAACTGGATGACGAGCCGGGCTACGAGGGAGACTACGAACTCCTGGACGAAAAGGCTGGAAAGCCGGGGGCTGCCCAGCGATCCGGCAGCGGGGAGGCAGTCAAAACCACCCCGCCCGTTCCCGGGGTGAACCGGTCCAGCCTTGAAGCGGAGCCTACGCCTCCAGCTGGGCAGTAA
- a CDS encoding 5-(carboxyamino)imidazole ribonucleotide synthase encodes MSLPIIGVVGGGQLARMMAPAAVALGFELRVLAEGPDVSAVPAVASATVGDYTDLETLAAFAGGVDVLTFDHEHVPGSHLRSLTASGVNVQPSPEALIHAQDKLVMRAAVDRLGLPNPRWAAVSGITELVEFGTSAGWPVVLKTPRGGYDGKGVRIINDAGEAAGAEDWFTGEPLLVEEKVPFTRELSALVARTPNGSAVPWPVVHSIQVNGVCDEVIAPAQGLDPEVAAAAQDAALRLAAELGVTGVMAVELFETPGRGPGFLINELAMRPHNSGHWTMDGSVTGQFEQHLRAVLDLPLGATDVLGGVVVMKNYLGGANTDLFSGYAQALAAEPAAKIHNYGKSVRPGRKIGHVNVVGRSAADLPEARRSAEHAAAILRDGRDSQKENS; translated from the coding sequence GTGAGCTTACCTATAATTGGCGTCGTCGGCGGTGGCCAGCTGGCCCGGATGATGGCCCCCGCAGCAGTGGCCCTCGGTTTTGAACTTCGTGTGCTGGCCGAAGGCCCTGACGTTTCGGCCGTTCCAGCCGTTGCCTCCGCCACCGTCGGGGACTACACCGACCTTGAAACCCTTGCCGCCTTTGCCGGCGGGGTCGACGTCCTGACCTTTGACCATGAACACGTTCCGGGATCGCACCTGCGCTCCCTGACAGCGTCCGGGGTGAATGTGCAGCCGTCCCCCGAGGCGTTGATCCATGCCCAGGACAAGCTCGTCATGCGGGCCGCGGTGGACCGGCTTGGCCTTCCCAACCCGCGGTGGGCGGCAGTGTCGGGAATCACAGAATTGGTTGAGTTTGGCACGTCCGCCGGATGGCCCGTTGTCCTCAAAACCCCGCGCGGCGGTTATGACGGCAAAGGCGTCCGGATCATCAACGACGCCGGGGAAGCGGCCGGCGCGGAGGACTGGTTCACCGGAGAACCGCTGCTGGTCGAGGAGAAGGTTCCGTTCACCCGCGAGCTGTCAGCCCTGGTGGCCCGGACACCCAACGGCAGCGCCGTCCCCTGGCCCGTGGTCCACTCCATCCAGGTGAACGGCGTCTGCGACGAAGTCATTGCCCCGGCGCAGGGACTGGACCCGGAGGTGGCGGCCGCGGCGCAGGATGCGGCCCTGCGGCTGGCCGCTGAACTGGGCGTCACCGGGGTCATGGCCGTGGAGCTCTTTGAAACACCCGGGCGTGGACCGGGCTTCCTGATCAACGAGCTGGCCATGCGCCCGCACAACTCCGGGCACTGGACCATGGACGGCTCCGTCACCGGCCAGTTCGAGCAGCATCTGCGGGCCGTCCTTGACCTTCCCCTGGGCGCCACGGATGTCCTTGGCGGCGTCGTCGTCATGAAGAACTATCTGGGCGGTGCAAACACTGATCTCTTCAGCGGCTATGCTCAGGCACTGGCTGCCGAGCCGGCTGCCAAAATTCACAACTACGGTAAATCGGTCCGGCCGGGCCGGAAAATCGGGCACGTCAACGTGGTGGGCCGCAGCGCAGCGGACCTCCCGGAGGCGCGGCGGAGCGCTGAACACGCCGCTGCCATCCTCCGCGACGGCCGCGATTCCCAGAAGGAGAACTCATGA
- the purE gene encoding 5-(carboxyamino)imidazole ribonucleotide mutase, with amino-acid sequence MSSRDTPLVGLVMGSDSDWPVMDAAAAALAEFNIPYEADVVSAHRMPTEMIEYGQQAHRRGLRVIIAGAGGAAHLPGMLAAVTPLPVIGVPVPLKYLDGMDSLLSIVQMPAGVPVATVSIGGARNAGLLAVRMLASGTDPLAAKLQQQLIEFASGLRQSALAKGAKLRTSVTVSD; translated from the coding sequence ATGAGCAGCCGCGATACGCCACTGGTAGGACTAGTCATGGGCTCAGACTCTGATTGGCCCGTCATGGACGCGGCCGCGGCGGCCCTGGCCGAATTCAACATCCCGTACGAGGCCGACGTCGTATCCGCTCACCGGATGCCCACCGAAATGATTGAGTACGGTCAGCAGGCACACCGCCGCGGACTGCGGGTGATCATTGCCGGAGCCGGCGGCGCAGCCCACCTGCCGGGCATGCTGGCTGCCGTGACACCGCTTCCGGTGATCGGTGTTCCGGTGCCGCTGAAGTACCTGGACGGCATGGACTCCCTGCTGTCGATCGTGCAGATGCCAGCCGGCGTGCCCGTGGCCACCGTGTCCATAGGCGGAGCACGCAACGCAGGACTGCTCGCCGTGCGGATGCTCGCTTCAGGCACCGACCCGCTGGCCGCCAAACTGCAGCAGCAGCTGATCGAGTTTGCGTCCGGACTGCGCCAGAGCGCGCTGGCAAAGGGCGCGAAGCTGCGCACGTCCGTCACCGTCAGCGACTAG